A window of Sphingobacterium sp. SRCM116780 contains these coding sequences:
- a CDS encoding JAB domain-containing protein: MNISEVTVSFKPRIRADERTIVKSSKDAFRAFLFKWDKGLIAYQEEFKVMLLNSANQVIGILDLAKGAMDSVQVDAKIIFSTALKASARKIILAHNHPSENLIPSIADKKLTSKIIEAGKLLDIEVCDHLIISANKYYSFGIKMNCWGEY, translated from the coding sequence ATGAATATATCAGAAGTAACAGTTTCATTTAAGCCTAGAATCAGGGCAGATGAAAGAACAATAGTTAAAAGCTCTAAAGATGCCTTTAGAGCTTTTCTTTTTAAATGGGATAAAGGTTTGATAGCTTATCAAGAAGAATTTAAGGTCATGCTATTAAATAGTGCCAATCAAGTTATAGGTATTTTAGATTTAGCTAAAGGTGCGATGGATTCAGTACAGGTAGATGCAAAAATTATATTTTCTACTGCTTTAAAAGCGTCAGCTAGAAAAATCATACTTGCGCATAATCATCCTTCTGAAAATCTTATTCCTAGTATAGCAGATAAAAAATTAACATCTAAAATTATAGAAGCTGGTAAACTGCTAGATATTGAAGTTTGTGACCACCTTATTATCTCAGCTAATAAATATTACAGTTTTGGGATCAAGATGAATTGTTGGGGGGAATATTAA
- a CDS encoding transposase: MQEAERKLLSLLMPEGLLEYFQILEVDQVDNQLHIYLDELNIVPAGFENSKLESKGFMPSTEISDFPIRGQKVTLHIRRRRWTVLDTGDIITRDWNLVREGARMTTEFGLFLKKIFG, from the coding sequence TTGCAAGAGGCTGAACGTAAATTATTATCCTTATTAATGCCTGAAGGGCTTTTAGAATACTTTCAAATTTTAGAGGTCGATCAGGTTGATAATCAACTCCACATTTATTTAGATGAACTTAATATAGTTCCAGCTGGTTTTGAGAACAGTAAGCTGGAGTCGAAAGGTTTTATGCCTTCCACCGAGATTTCAGACTTTCCTATTCGAGGGCAGAAAGTTACGCTACATATTCGTCGTCGTCGTTGGACGGTTCTTGATACTGGAGATATTATCACAAGAGATTGGAACCTCGTACGTGAGGGTGCTCGAATGACAACGGAATTCGGGCTTTTTTTAAAGAAGATATTTGGATAA
- a CDS encoding transposase, translating into MDNHPVSAHLVGLFFHVDGKQLQDQYKNHLSDFHDWDQKPHAEQWILFPENISEHLSIDETSFSNGELYTIISSKSAKGRKGTILATIRGTKAEDIITVLEKIPLRSRNKVKEVTMDMAPNMAKAIRRCFRNARRVVDRFHVQKLAYDAVQELRIKYRWEVLDTESKNMTVSRKQGQTYEPELLANGDTLKQLLARSRHLLFKHPSRWTESQKHRAELLFLRFPKLKQAYDLGIALGDIFNKCKDKKIAFTKLGLWHNQVENVGIISFESVARSIAAHHQYILHYFDNRSTNASAESFNAKLKAFRSVFRGVRDTTFFLYRVMKLYA; encoded by the coding sequence TTGGATAACCATCCTGTAAGCGCCCATTTGGTGGGACTATTTTTTCATGTGGATGGTAAGCAATTACAGGATCAATACAAGAATCATCTCAGTGATTTCCATGACTGGGATCAAAAGCCTCATGCTGAACAATGGATTCTTTTCCCTGAAAACATCTCCGAACACCTAAGCATTGATGAGACCAGTTTTAGTAATGGCGAACTTTATACGATAATAAGTAGCAAATCTGCAAAAGGTAGGAAAGGAACCATTTTAGCCACTATACGGGGCACTAAGGCCGAAGACATCATTACTGTCTTAGAAAAGATTCCTTTACGATCAAGAAACAAGGTTAAGGAAGTGACCATGGATATGGCGCCAAACATGGCCAAAGCTATCCGCAGATGTTTCAGGAATGCTAGACGAGTGGTCGACCGATTTCATGTTCAAAAGCTAGCTTACGACGCTGTTCAGGAGCTTCGAATAAAATATCGTTGGGAAGTATTGGATACTGAAAGTAAGAATATGACGGTATCCAGAAAACAGGGACAAACCTATGAACCTGAGCTGCTAGCCAACGGAGATACTCTTAAGCAGCTTTTAGCTAGATCTAGGCATCTCCTTTTCAAGCACCCAAGTAGATGGACAGAAAGTCAGAAACATCGTGCAGAACTTTTATTCCTGCGGTTTCCCAAACTAAAACAAGCTTACGATCTAGGAATTGCCCTGGGCGATATCTTCAACAAATGCAAAGACAAGAAAATAGCTTTTACCAAGCTAGGCCTGTGGCATAATCAGGTTGAGAATGTAGGAATAATTTCATTTGAGAGTGTAGCAAGGTCAATAGCTGCACATCATCAATATATCTTACATTACTTCGATAACAGAAGTACAAATGCATCTGCAGAATCCTTCAATGCTAAACTTAAAGCTTTTAGAAGTGTATTTCGCGGAGTAAGGGATACTACATTCTTCTTATACAGAGTGATGAAATTATATGCTTAA
- the rpsU gene encoding 30S ribosomal protein S21 — MIIVNIKEGESLDRALKRFKKKFEKTGVLRELRSRQAYEKKSVTRRIQVKKAIYKQGLNQEVSI; from the coding sequence ATGATTATCGTAAATATAAAAGAAGGAGAATCTTTAGATAGAGCATTGAAGCGTTTCAAAAAGAAATTTGAGAAAACTGGAGTTTTAAGAGAACTACGTTCACGTCAAGCTTACGAGAAGAAATCTGTAACTCGTCGTATTCAAGTTAAGAAAGCGATTTACAAACAAGGATTGAACCAAGAAGTTTCAATCTAA
- a CDS encoding tyrosine-type recombinase/integrase → MYQKEFERYLQFERRYSKHTLTAYLHEVSLFLTFLEHENLAFEQVTHRDMRHYFALMTEAKKSATTVNRSISALRTYFKYLQREGVMKGNPIQIKALKTPKKLPVVVEKEKLVQLLDHLEGEVNDFESRRDKLVMELLFGTGIRLAELLQIQDRDIDYYNKNILIFGKRSKERLVPINATLIKELQLYLQAKSLNINNTKSSFLIVTKEGKPAYAKLIYRIVHKYLSMVSLQQKRSPHILRHTFATALLDNGADLNAIKELLGHAGLAATQVYTHNSVERLKSIYKQAHPKA, encoded by the coding sequence ATGTATCAGAAAGAGTTTGAACGGTATCTACAATTTGAAAGACGTTATTCCAAACACACTTTAACAGCGTATTTACACGAGGTAAGTTTGTTCTTGACTTTTCTGGAGCATGAAAATTTGGCATTTGAACAAGTCACTCATCGTGATATGCGTCATTACTTTGCTTTGATGACGGAAGCGAAAAAATCGGCCACTACAGTGAATCGGAGTATCTCAGCTTTGCGGACATACTTTAAATATTTGCAACGAGAAGGAGTAATGAAAGGAAATCCTATTCAAATAAAAGCACTAAAAACCCCTAAGAAATTACCTGTTGTAGTGGAAAAGGAAAAATTGGTTCAGTTGTTGGATCATTTGGAAGGAGAGGTCAATGACTTTGAAAGTCGTCGCGATAAATTGGTGATGGAACTCTTATTTGGTACAGGAATACGTCTTGCAGAATTATTACAAATTCAAGACCGAGATATTGATTATTATAATAAAAATATTCTTATATTCGGTAAAAGGAGTAAGGAAAGATTAGTCCCCATTAATGCGACATTAATAAAGGAATTGCAACTTTACTTACAAGCGAAATCCTTAAATATTAACAATACTAAATCAAGTTTCTTAATCGTTACTAAAGAGGGGAAACCCGCTTATGCAAAATTAATCTATCGAATCGTACATAAGTATCTTTCAATGGTTTCTTTGCAACAAAAAAGGAGCCCCCATATATTGAGGCATACATTTGCTACAGCATTGTTGGATAATGGTGCTGATTTGAATGCAATTAAAGAGCTCCTCGGACATGCTGGACTTGCTGCAACGCAAGTGTATACGCATAATTCGGTGGAGCGTCTAAAGTCTATTTATAAACAAGCTCATCCAAAAGCTTAA
- a CDS encoding HAD family hydrolase, with protein MEKIKNIILDYGDVIFMIDFLRMEEAFRALGIKNVREYYGHGAQTSLFDDFEQGKISADTFRNGLREITGAHELSDDQINEAWNAMLIGVTEGNHDLLMLLKQKYRLFLLSNNNEIHYQWIMDYLKRTFNLDDNVGFFEKDYYSHLMGMRKPNKEIFEFVLEAHNLEPQETVFIDDSPQHLKTAKELGLQTYLLTKPDTLKNLLYREGLLKD; from the coding sequence ATGGAAAAAATTAAAAATATTATCCTTGATTATGGCGATGTGATCTTTATGATTGACTTTTTAAGGATGGAAGAAGCCTTTAGAGCCTTGGGTATCAAAAATGTAAGAGAATATTATGGTCATGGTGCACAAACTTCACTTTTTGATGATTTTGAACAAGGAAAAATTTCTGCAGATACCTTTAGAAACGGACTTCGTGAAATTACTGGTGCACATGAGCTAAGTGATGATCAAATTAACGAAGCCTGGAATGCTATGTTGATCGGTGTGACAGAAGGAAATCATGATTTATTAATGTTGTTAAAACAAAAATATCGCTTGTTTTTATTGAGTAACAACAATGAAATTCATTATCAATGGATTATGGATTACTTGAAAAGAACGTTTAATTTGGATGACAATGTTGGATTTTTTGAAAAAGATTATTACTCCCATTTAATGGGAATGCGAAAACCTAATAAGGAAATATTTGAATTTGTTTTAGAGGCACACAATTTAGAGCCACAGGAAACAGTTTTTATTGATGATAGTCCACAACATCTTAAAACAGCAAAAGAATTGGGGTTACAGACTTATTTGTTAACGAAACCAGATACGTTAAAGAATTTGCTTTATCGAGAAGGACTTTTGAAAGATTAA